Below is a genomic region from Bordetella pertussis 18323.
GGCTCGGTGGGCATGCTCGACCAGCATCGCATGCGTACCGGCAAGCTGGTCGCCGACGATTGGCCGCGCGTCACCCACGCGGTGCAACTGATGCAGGACGCGCAGGTCTACATCGACGAAACGCCCGCGCTCAGCTCGATGGAAGTGCGCGCCCGCGCGCGGCGCCTGGCGCGCCAGTGCGGGCAGCTGGGCCTGATCATCATCGACTACCTGCAGCTGATGTCGGCCAACAGCGCGGGCGAAAACCGCGCGACCGAAATCTCGGAAATCAGCCGCTCGCTCAAGGGCCTGGCCAAGGAGCTCAACTGTCCGCTGATCGCGCTGTCGCAGCTCAACCGCAGCCTGGAGCAGCGCCCCAACAAGCGGCCGGTAATGAGCGACCTGCGCGAATCCGGCGCCATCGAGCAGGACGCCGACGTGATCCTGTTCATCTATCGCGACGAGGTCTACAACCCGGACTCGCCCGACAAGGGCTCGGCCGAGATCATCATCGGCAAGCAGCGTAACGGTCCGATCGGCACCGTGCGCCTGACCTTCCAGGGGTCGAGCACGCGCTTTCTCAATTTCGCGCCCGGCACCCAGTACTGAGCCCGGCCGCCGCGCCCGGATCAGTCCGGGCGCTTGCCGTAGCGCGTGGCCAGCACGGCGCACACCATCAGCTGGATCTGGTGAAACAGCATCAGCGGCAGCACGATGGCGCCCACGGCCTGTCCGGCAAAGATCACCTGGGCCATCGGGATACCGCTGGCCAGGCTCTTTTTCGAGCCGCAGAACAGCAGCGTGATGCGGTCGGCCACATCGAATTTGAACAGCCGCCCCAGCAGCAGCGAGCCCGCCATCGCCAGGACCAGGATGATGCAGCACACGGCCAGCAACCCCAGCAGCGCCGGGATCGGCGTATTGCTCCACAGGCCTTCGTTGACCGCTTCCGAGAAGGCGGTGTAGACCACCAGCAGGATGGATCCCTGGTCGACCCACTTGAGCAGCGCCTTGCGGCGATGCACCCAGGCGCCGATCCAGGGCCGCAGCAATTGCCCCAGCACGAAGGGCAGCAGCAGTTGCAGCATGATCTTGCCGACCGCGTCGAACGAAATCGGCGCGGCCGCGGCGCTGGCCACGACGGTGCCCACCAGCAGGGGAGTGATGAAGATGCCCAGCAGGCTGGAGGCCGATGCGCTGCAGACGGCGGCCGGCACGTTGCCGCGCGCGATCGACGTGAAGGCGATGGCCGACTGTACCGTGGCCGGCAGGCAGCACAGGAACAGCACGCCCAGGTACAGTTCGGGCGTGACCAGCGGCTCGAGCACCGGCTTGAGGGCGACCCCCAGCAGCGGAAACATCAGGAACGTGGCCGGGAAGATCGTCAGGTGCAGGCGCCAGTGCGTGACTCCCGCCACGATGGCGTCGCGCGACAGGCGCGCGCCGTGCAGGAAGAACAGCAGCGCCACGGCCAGGTTGGTGATCCAGCCGAACGCGACGATGCCTTGCCCGTAGGCGGGCGCCAGGCTGGCGATGATGACGGTGGCGACGAGCAGGAGCGTGAAACGATCGGGCAGAAAGCGGGCAATGCGTTGCATCGGATTGGAGGAGGCGCTGAGAGTGTTTGGGTCGCCGCTATTGTAGGGTGCGCGGGATCAGGCCATCGTCAGCTGGCGGTCAGGTCATCGCCAGCGCGAGGTCGAAGGCCGCGACCAGCGACGCGTGGTCGGCGATGCCCTGCCAGGCGATGTCGAACGCGGTGCCATGATCGACGCTGGTGCGCACGAACGGCAGGCCGACGGTGACATTGACGCCCTGGTCCAGCCCCAGGTACTTCACGGGTATCAGGCCCTGGTCGTGGTATTGCGCCACGACGATGTCGAACTCGCCGCGGCGGGCTCGCATGAAGACGGTGTCGCCCGGCCACGGGCCCGAGGCATCGATGCCTTCGGCGCGCGCCTGGGCCACCG
It encodes:
- a CDS encoding bile acid:sodium symporter family protein — protein: MQRIARFLPDRFTLLLVATVIIASLAPAYGQGIVAFGWITNLAVALLFFLHGARLSRDAIVAGVTHWRLHLTIFPATFLMFPLLGVALKPVLEPLVTPELYLGVLFLCCLPATVQSAIAFTSIARGNVPAAVCSASASSLLGIFITPLLVGTVVASAAAAPISFDAVGKIMLQLLLPFVLGQLLRPWIGAWVHRRKALLKWVDQGSILLVVYTAFSEAVNEGLWSNTPIPALLGLLAVCCIILVLAMAGSLLLGRLFKFDVADRITLLFCGSKKSLASGIPMAQVIFAGQAVGAIVLPLMLFHQIQLMVCAVLATRYGKRPD